The region GAATCGAATATGGAATGCTACAGGCATATGCTGAAGGATTTGCCGTTCTGGAGAGCTCGGAGTTCGACCTTGATCTAAGGGCAATAAGCAGCGTATGGCAATACGGTAGTGTTGTTCGTTCCTGGATACTAGAGCTAGCCGAGAGAGTGTTTAAAGAAGACCCCACTCTTGATGATCTTGACCCATATGTTTGGGACAGCGGAGAGGGCAGATGGACAGTTGAGGCTGCTATGCGTCAGAATGTTCCTGCTCCAATTATCACTGCTTCACTTCTTGCAAGGATTGCATCAAGAGACACGGATTCATTCTCAATGAAGACAATTGCTGCACTAAGAAATCAATTTGGCGGACATGCAGTTAAAAAGAAAGCGGACGATTAATAGGCAGTTTAGTAAAGAGGTTTTAAATAATAATTCTTAAGGGGTGTTTAAATGGCACAAGAGAATAATTGCGTAATTGTAATATTCGGAGCTTCAGGTGACTTAACTAAACGAAAATTGATGCCGGCGATCTACGCGCTTTATAGGCAAAAACTGCTGCCCAAAAATTTTGCCATACTCGGCACAAGTAGATCCCCATATTCAGATGAAGACTTTCGAAAAAAGATTATTGCTGATATAAAGACCTACGCGAAACTTAAAAGAGAAGATCAAAAACAGCTTGTGCCCTTCTCTAAACATCTCTACTATTCAGCTCTCGATGCAACTGACATAAGCCATTATGAGAGTTTAAAAGATAAATTACAGACCATAGATAAGAAGCTAAAGATTGGCGGAAACTATATTTACTATCTCTCAACCTCTCCAAGCCTCTACACAGCAATTGCAACTAATCTTGGGAAAACAGGGCTTCAGGTTGAAGGTAAAAACTCCTCTTGGAAACGGATAATTGTCGAGAAACCTTTTGGCAGGGACCTTAAGTCTGCAAAGAAATTAAACCAAGACCTGCAGAGCATCTTCGATGAGGATCAGATCTATAGAATAGATCACTATCTAGGAAAGGAAACTGTACAGGATATTTTTGCGCTACGTTTTTCAAACGGAATATTTGAGCCTCTTTGGAATAGAAATTATGTCAGCCACATTGAGATCACAGCGGCTGAATCGATTGGGGTTGAGGAGAGGGGAGGCTACTATGACCACTACGGCGCTATGAGAGATATGATCCAAAACCACCTTCTTCAAGTGCTTGGAACAATTGCAATTGAGCCGCCCTCATTCTTTAACGCGACTGATGTGCGCAATGAAACAGTGAAAATATTTGAGTCGTTAAGGCCGATTAAATCAAGTCAGGTAAATAAATATGCTGTACAGGGTCAATATGTTGCTTCGAAAATTAAAGGAAAACAAGTACTTGGGTACCGTCAGGAAAAAGATGTGGCTCCTGATTCTAGAACTGCCACCTATGTAGCGCTTAAGCTATACATAGATAACTGGCGCTGGGGCGATGTGCCGTTTTATATTCGCACAGGCAAGTATCTTCCTACGCGTGTTACTGAAGTTGTAGTTCATTTCAAGAAGACGCCTCATCACCTGTTTACTAAAACTGAACTATGTGAAGCAACCCCTAACCAGCTTATTATAAGGATCCAGCCAGATGAAGGAATTCTTCTAAAACTCGGAATGAAAAAACCAGGAGCTGGTTTTGATATAAAAGAGGTAGGACTTGATTTCCACTATTCAGATCTGGCAGACGCGTATATCCCAGAAGCCTATGAGCGTCTTATACTCGACTGTATCCTAGGTGATGCAACGCACTATGCAAGGGCCGATGCAGTAGAGGCGTGCTGGAAATTTGTAGATCCTATATTAAAAGCTTGGGAAAAAGGTAATAAAATCAAGATGTATGGTTACCCCGCAGGCACATGGGGCCCGCCGGAAGCATCAAAGCTCTTTGATCATCCGGACCAAGATTGGCGTTATCCTTGCAAAAACTTAGCCCATGACGGTGAGTACTGCGAGTTGTAAGATGGAAAAGAAATATTATGTTTTTCAGGACAGCGCTGAATTAGCTTCACAACTGGCTCAAGATTTTAAGCAGGCCGTTGACAAGAAGGCCGCCGCCGGAGAATCATTAACAGTAGCGCTCTCTGGTGGACACACTCCTAAGGCATTTTTTGAAATACTAGCCCTTCCTCCCTATAATGAAGGTGTTTCCTGGGAGAATGTAATGTTTTTTTGGGGTGATGAACGCTGCGT is a window of Thermodesulfobacteriota bacterium DNA encoding:
- the zwf gene encoding glucose-6-phosphate dehydrogenase; this translates as MAQENNCVIVIFGASGDLTKRKLMPAIYALYRQKLLPKNFAILGTSRSPYSDEDFRKKIIADIKTYAKLKREDQKQLVPFSKHLYYSALDATDISHYESLKDKLQTIDKKLKIGGNYIYYLSTSPSLYTAIATNLGKTGLQVEGKNSSWKRIIVEKPFGRDLKSAKKLNQDLQSIFDEDQIYRIDHYLGKETVQDIFALRFSNGIFEPLWNRNYVSHIEITAAESIGVEERGGYYDHYGAMRDMIQNHLLQVLGTIAIEPPSFFNATDVRNETVKIFESLRPIKSSQVNKYAVQGQYVASKIKGKQVLGYRQEKDVAPDSRTATYVALKLYIDNWRWGDVPFYIRTGKYLPTRVTEVVVHFKKTPHHLFTKTELCEATPNQLIIRIQPDEGILLKLGMKKPGAGFDIKEVGLDFHYSDLADAYIPEAYERLILDCILGDATHYARADAVEACWKFVDPILKAWEKGNKIKMYGYPAGTWGPPEASKLFDHPDQDWRYPCKNLAHDGEYCEL